From Woronichinia naegeliana WA131, the proteins below share one genomic window:
- a CDS encoding IS630 family transposase, which produces MIKLEFTEEDKRLLSYGRFNHPHPRVQLKMEVLWLKSQGLSHQKIAQFAGVSVNTVTSYIRDYQEGGIEKLKEIKFNRPKSELTEHQGKIEAYFESNPPAKINEAVKRIEELTGIKRSPTQVRKFLKSIGMRCLKVGTFASKADVEAQDSYREKELEPRLEEAKAGKRAVFFVDASHFVMGAFVNFIWCFKRIFIKSPSGRKRFNVLGALNAITHEVIMVTNSSYITGTQVCELLEKIAELGLLIPITLVLDNARYQKCRIVQELAESLGIELLYLPPYSPNLNLIERLWKFVKKKCLYAKYYEDFTQFSAAISGCLEDANVKYKEELDSLLTLRFQRFDKSQIMNV; this is translated from the coding sequence ATGATTAAGTTAGAATTTACGGAAGAAGACAAAAGACTGTTGTCTTACGGTCGGTTTAATCACCCGCATCCTAGAGTACAGCTAAAGATGGAAGTTTTATGGTTAAAAAGTCAGGGATTATCTCATCAAAAAATTGCTCAATTCGCAGGAGTTTCAGTAAATACGGTGACAAGCTATATCCGTGATTATCAAGAGGGCGGGATAGAAAAACTAAAAGAAATAAAATTTAATCGCCCGAAAAGCGAGTTAACAGAGCATCAAGGGAAAATTGAGGCATATTTTGAGTCAAATCCACCAGCAAAAATAAATGAAGCAGTAAAAAGAATAGAAGAATTAACGGGAATAAAAAGAAGTCCAACGCAAGTCAGAAAATTTTTAAAGTCAATAGGAATGAGGTGTCTAAAGGTGGGAACATTTGCATCAAAAGCAGATGTAGAAGCTCAGGATAGCTATAGAGAAAAAGAGCTAGAACCAAGGCTAGAAGAGGCAAAAGCAGGAAAAAGGGCAGTTTTCTTTGTAGATGCCTCTCATTTTGTAATGGGAGCATTTGTAAATTTTATATGGTGCTTCAAGAGGATTTTTATTAAGTCACCATCAGGGAGAAAACGTTTTAATGTGTTAGGAGCATTAAATGCAATTACCCATGAAGTAATTATGGTAACGAACAGTTCTTATATTACGGGAACTCAGGTTTGTGAACTCCTAGAAAAGATAGCAGAATTAGGACTATTAATACCGATTACGTTGGTATTAGACAATGCTCGTTATCAAAAATGCCGAATTGTGCAGGAGTTGGCAGAATCATTAGGAATAGAGTTACTGTACTTACCTCCTTATTCTCCTAACTTGAATTTAATTGAAAGACTGTGGAAGTTTGTGAAGAAGAAGTGTTTATACGCAAAATATTATGAAGATTTTACGCAGTTTTCTGCAGCAATTTCAGGATGTCTTGAAGATGCTAACGTAAAATATAAGGAGGAGCTTGATTCTTTGCTCACCTTACGATTTCAACGCTTTGATAAATCTCAGATTATGAACGTTTGA
- a CDS encoding ISAs1 family transposase → MAKGFGARVLTPQQEKEVKIIKRSILKHFQCLKEPRTGRRQDHNLTAIVTIGILAVLSGADGFVAIEAYGKAKREWLEMFLELPKGIPSHDTFGRVFGMLETEELEKSFLSWISSLTEKMDIELIQIDGKTKRGSYDREKGLNALHSISAWSSERGLMLAQKKVDSKSNEIKAVPLLLKLLNIKGAVVTLDAMGTQTEIAKQIKQGEGDYVLALKGNQGKLILQTFII, encoded by the coding sequence ATGGCAAAAGGCTTCGGCGCAAGAGTTCTAACCCCACAACAAGAAAAAGAAGTCAAAATTATCAAAAGAAGCATACTGAAACATTTTCAGTGCCTAAAAGAACCGAGAACAGGGAGAAGGCAAGACCATAACTTAACAGCAATTGTCACCATAGGAATATTGGCAGTATTGTCAGGGGCAGATGGCTTCGTAGCAATTGAAGCCTATGGCAAAGCCAAACGAGAATGGCTAGAAATGTTTCTAGAGTTACCAAAGGGAATTCCCTCTCACGATACCTTTGGAAGAGTATTTGGAATGTTGGAAACAGAAGAACTAGAAAAAAGTTTTCTGAGCTGGATAAGCAGTCTAACGGAGAAAATGGACATAGAGCTGATACAGATAGATGGAAAAACGAAAAGAGGTTCTTATGATAGGGAAAAAGGACTAAATGCGTTACACAGCATAAGTGCGTGGAGTAGTGAGCGGGGACTGATGTTAGCGCAAAAGAAAGTAGATAGTAAATCTAATGAAATAAAAGCAGTCCCCTTGTTACTGAAGTTACTTAACATCAAGGGGGCAGTAGTAACCCTAGATGCAATGGGAACGCAGACAGAAATCGCAAAACAAATAAAGCAAGGTGAAGGTGACTATGTATTGGCTCTCAAAGGAAATCAGGGCAAACTTATACTTCAAACGTTCATAATCTGA
- a CDS encoding IS1 family transposase — MSTLNKSSIDLLSDIGLPQEKEEALFQKNCPHCYSEKVKIHSHYQTKGNGERKMFICQECGSCFAETYGSVIAGLETPLSEIVKVLKARMEGIGLNAAARVFGYAKTTILNWEKKLSGLQETLFLYALVNEFVKLVIEGDELYTKVGKNKEASASEGWTIVLMDRASRFIWHLKCGKKEQKLFLEAMMTVAELFERSAESLQLFTDGEKRYSQLLFNICHEVLRTGKRGRPTKVLPKGMVVRLKNKSSKRRDSEGKLEKVETPKTEHPETTEKPEDKDVHANHVEAFNSSLRRYLAAFRRRTNTYAKSVVGLQRVLDIFWMVHNFVRSHFTTKKVPAVALGIIQKGLTWEDLLQIRLIC, encoded by the coding sequence ATGTCAACATTGAATAAAAGCTCAATTGACCTCCTAAGTGATATTGGCTTACCTCAAGAGAAAGAGGAAGCCTTATTTCAGAAAAACTGCCCTCATTGCTATAGTGAAAAAGTAAAAATACATTCTCATTACCAAACGAAAGGTAACGGGGAACGTAAAATGTTCATCTGTCAAGAATGTGGTTCTTGTTTTGCTGAGACTTATGGTAGCGTAATCGCTGGCTTAGAAACCCCATTAAGTGAAATTGTAAAAGTATTAAAAGCCAGAATGGAAGGAATAGGATTAAATGCAGCAGCCCGAGTATTCGGCTACGCAAAAACAACAATATTGAATTGGGAAAAGAAATTATCAGGATTACAAGAGACATTATTTTTATACGCCTTAGTGAATGAATTTGTTAAATTAGTAATAGAAGGGGATGAACTATACACAAAAGTTGGAAAAAATAAAGAAGCAAGTGCCTCTGAGGGGTGGACAATCGTGCTCATGGACAGGGCTAGCCGCTTTATTTGGCATTTAAAATGTGGTAAAAAAGAGCAGAAATTATTTCTAGAAGCAATGATGACGGTAGCGGAATTATTTGAAAGGAGTGCAGAATCTCTCCAGTTATTTACAGATGGAGAAAAGCGATATAGTCAACTGCTATTTAATATTTGTCACGAAGTATTAAGGACTGGGAAGCGAGGTCGTCCCACCAAAGTATTACCGAAGGGTATGGTGGTAAGATTAAAAAATAAGAGTAGTAAACGTCGAGATTCTGAGGGTAAACTAGAGAAAGTAGAAACTCCGAAAACTGAACATCCTGAGACAACAGAAAAACCAGAAGACAAGGATGTTCATGCCAACCACGTTGAGGCATTTAATAGTTCTCTACGACGCTATTTAGCCGCCTTTCGTCGTCGAACAAATACTTATGCTAAATCTGTTGTGGGATTACAGCGAGTGCTAGATATTTTCTGGATGGTTCATAACTTTGTTCGCAGCCATTTTACGACGAAAAAAGTTCCTGCGGTAGCTCTCGGTATAATTCAAAAAGGGTTAACTTGGGAGGACTTACTCCAAATTCGCCTGATTTGTTGA
- a CDS encoding ISAs1 family transposase, with translation MEYSYHEKTEKGHYRLETRQVWTVSINQLSALHRQNQWVGLATVVMVKSKTQFGHKTTETFRYYISSLPTDAERHSHVIRSHWSIENSLHWVLDVTFNEDASRVR, from the coding sequence ATTGAATACAGTTATCATGAGAAGACAGAAAAAGGACATTACCGTTTAGAAACTCGTCAAGTCTGGACAGTGTCAATCAATCAGCTTTCCGCATTGCATCGCCAAAATCAGTGGGTCGGTTTAGCAACTGTTGTGATGGTTAAAAGTAAAACTCAATTCGGTCATAAAACAACAGAGACGTTTCGCTATTATATTAGCAGTCTTCCTACGGATGCCGAACGTCATAGCCATGTGATTCGTTCTCACTGGAGTATTGAAAATAGTCTGCATTGGGTTTTAGATGTCACTTTTAATGAGGATGCGAGTCGAGTGCGTTAA
- a CDS encoding ISAs1 family transposase, with amino-acid sequence MLFCEVLNIKGAVVTLDAMGTQTEIAKQIKQGEGDYVLALKGNQGKLNEQVRDWFKQAEAQNWQGIEYSYHEKTEKGHYRLDNRQVWTVSVNQLPPLHRQNQWLGLATVVMVKSKPQFGHKTTETFRYYISSLPTDAERHSHVIRSHWSIENSLH; translated from the coding sequence TTGCTGTTCTGTGAAGTTCTTAACATCAAGGGAGCCGTAGTGACCCTAGATGCAATGGGAACGCAGACAGAAATCGCAAAACAAATAAAGCAAGGTGAAGGGGACTATGTATTGGCTCTCAAAGGAAATCAGGGCAAACTTAATGAACAAGTTAGAGATTGGTTTAAACAAGCGGAGGCTCAGAACTGGCAAGGAATTGAATACAGTTATCATGAGAAGACAGAAAAAGGGCATTATCGTCTAGACAATCGTCAAGTCTGGACAGTTTCAGTCAATCAGCTTCCCCCCTTGCATCGCCAAAATCAGTGGCTCGGTTTAGCAACTGTTGTGATGGTTAAAAGTAAACCTCAATTCGGTCATAAAACAACAGAGACGTTTCGCTATTATATTAGCAGTCTTCCTACGGATGCCGAACGTCATAGCCATGTGATTCGTTCTCATTGGAGCATTGAAAACAGTCTGCATTAG
- a CDS encoding transposase, with protein MWAYIQKQPQETKRLLGIEYPKLLELITYGKLLKKEFEESKTTLIKAGGGNKPKLSEEGQIVLMLVYLRHYPTFQLLGIMFEISESSAHNIFNYWQSLFGENLPASLFEQLKKLPEEIEKVKEELIQHELIVDATEQPVERPLGQEAQKPYYSGKQKKHTSKSQIIICPKIKEIVDVVIGEIGSKSDVQILRQRLAKFHQEQGFLGNKAYEGEFQLTTPKKKPKGRELSKEEKERNSWLSSRRVVVEHMIRLLKVFKVMQEKFRLRKGRYKSLISTVCGLVRLRINALILSIIKCSESGQVIEVKMSHCFLPELNLEV; from the coding sequence ATGTGGGCTTATATTCAAAAACAGCCTCAAGAAACAAAGAGGTTGTTAGGAATAGAGTACCCAAAATTATTAGAGCTTATAACCTATGGCAAATTACTTAAAAAAGAATTTGAAGAAAGCAAAACCACACTGATTAAAGCAGGTGGTGGAAATAAACCGAAATTATCAGAGGAGGGGCAAATAGTTTTAATGCTAGTTTACTTAAGGCATTATCCGACCTTTCAGCTACTAGGAATAATGTTTGAAATAAGTGAATCGTCTGCCCATAATATATTCAATTATTGGCAGTCACTATTCGGAGAAAATTTACCAGCAAGTCTATTTGAACAACTAAAAAAGTTGCCAGAAGAAATAGAAAAAGTTAAAGAGGAGCTAATCCAACATGAACTAATAGTGGATGCGACCGAACAACCAGTAGAAAGACCTTTAGGGCAGGAGGCACAAAAACCATACTACTCAGGTAAACAAAAAAAGCATACCTCAAAAAGCCAAATAATCATTTGCCCAAAAATCAAGGAGATTGTGGATGTTGTGATAGGAGAAATAGGTTCAAAGAGCGATGTACAAATATTACGTCAAAGATTGGCTAAATTCCATCAAGAACAAGGCTTTCTAGGTAATAAAGCCTACGAGGGAGAATTCCAATTAACAACACCAAAAAAGAAACCAAAGGGGCGAGAATTAAGCAAAGAAGAAAAAGAAAGAAATAGTTGGTTATCGTCTCGACGAGTAGTGGTTGAACATATGATTCGATTGCTCAAAGTATTCAAAGTGATGCAAGAAAAATTTAGACTAAGAAAGGGAAGATATAAGTCATTAATCTCAACAGTATGTGGATTGGTGAGACTAAGGATAAATGCGCTGATATTAAGCATTATAAAATGTAGCGAATCAGGGCAGGTAATTGAGGTAAAGATGAGTCATTGTTTTTTGCCAGAATTGAATTTGGAGGTCTGA
- a CDS encoding helix-turn-helix domain-containing protein: MPRLAPTPLHLSELEREQLQHLVNRHSTSQQIVLRAKIILQADAGQNHREIGRALNISRDMARLWRNRWLELSGKPLSVVERLTDHPCQLKGMGSQIC; this comes from the coding sequence ATGCCTAGATTAGCACCAACGCCACTGCACCTAAGCGAACTGGAGCGAGAGCAACTGCAACATTTGGTCAATCGGCACAGTACTTCCCAGCAAATTGTCCTCAGAGCCAAGATTATTCTACAAGCCGATGCTGGACAGAATCATCGAGAGATTGGTCGCGCCCTTAACATCAGTCGAGATATGGCCCGACTATGGCGCAATCGTTGGCTAGAGCTGAGTGGCAAGCCCCTGTCGGTGGTGGAGCGATTAACGGATCATCCGTGTCAACTTAAAGGAATGGGTTCCCAAATTTGTTGA